In Vibrio syngnathi, the following proteins share a genomic window:
- a CDS encoding RimK/LysX family protein encodes MYNWKAIVVLMLSGGLFACSTTTQVPVEPEQKPQVEQPVVDESSKTDATEGEKVTEPTEKPEEVKPTQPEAKPKPEQKPAAKPTKTSDGKLILGEEEWVFVPGLKEAFKARVDTGATTSSISAVDIVDFERDGKDWVKFKIEHDGITTKEISLPVERWVKIKQSSAEGTQRRAVVVASIQIGDLKDKTEFTLADRTHLSFPILLGRSFFRDVAVVDVGQKFVQKKITK; translated from the coding sequence ATGTATAATTGGAAAGCGATTGTAGTCTTAATGCTAAGTGGTGGCCTGTTTGCTTGTTCGACGACGACTCAAGTTCCTGTCGAGCCAGAGCAAAAGCCTCAAGTAGAACAACCTGTTGTGGATGAATCTTCTAAGACTGACGCAACTGAAGGCGAGAAAGTAACGGAACCTACTGAGAAGCCTGAAGAAGTGAAGCCTACTCAGCCAGAAGCTAAACCAAAGCCTGAACAAAAACCGGCTGCAAAACCGACGAAAACAAGCGATGGTAAACTGATTCTTGGTGAAGAAGAGTGGGTGTTTGTTCCTGGTTTGAAAGAAGCATTTAAAGCTCGTGTTGATACAGGCGCAACAACATCTTCGATCAGTGCTGTAGATATCGTTGATTTTGAGCGTGACGGAAAAGATTGGGTCAAGTTCAAAATTGAACATGACGGCATCACAACCAAAGAGATCAGTTTACCGGTAGAGCGCTGGGTTAAGATCAAGCAATCGAGCGCAGAGGGTACACAACGACGTGCTGTTGTCGTAGCTTCAATTCAAATTGGCGATCTAAAAGACAAAACTGAGTTTACGCTAGCAGACCGAACGCATCTTTCTTTCCCTATTCTGTTGGGTAGAAGCTTCTTTAGAGATGTTGCGGTAGTGGATGTAGGCCAGAAGTTTGTTCAGAAAAAAATAACGAAATAG
- a CDS encoding ABC-F family ATPase, which yields MISTANITMQFGAEPLFENISAKFGNGNRYGLIGANGCGKSTFMKILSGALTPSSGNVSITPGEKLGVLSQDQFAFEQYSVIDVVIMGDRKLWEVKQERDRIYSLPEMSEDDGMKVAELESEFAEMDGYTAESRAGDILIQAGIEEEFHFGLMQQVAPGWKLRVLLAQALFANPDILLLDEPTNNLDIHTINWLAEELNQRKCTMIIISHDRHFLNSVCTHMADIDYGELRVYPGNYEYFLEASGLIRDQLLASNAKKAAEISELQDFVNRFGANASKAKQASSRAKKMDKITLDEVKSSSRMSPSIDFGEGKKLHRQALELKELGHGFDGETLFAGGNLLLEAGTRLAVIGENGVGKTTLLKCLVQELEQNEGIVKWSENASVGYCPQDSTSDFDNDLSIFDWISQWRTVKHDDLMVRGILGRLLFTADDANKKARNCSGGEKNRLLFGKLMMQDINVLVMDEPTNHMDMEAIQALNDALKVYTGTLIFVSHDREFVSSLATHIIDVKDQQLVSFQGTYEEYLDHQKKMLMVSL from the coding sequence TTGATATCTACCGCGAACATCACAATGCAATTTGGCGCAGAGCCGCTGTTTGAAAACATCTCTGCTAAATTTGGTAACGGCAACCGCTATGGTTTGATCGGCGCCAATGGTTGCGGAAAATCAACGTTCATGAAAATCCTAAGTGGTGCATTAACGCCAAGCTCGGGTAACGTTTCTATCACTCCAGGTGAAAAACTGGGTGTGCTAAGCCAAGATCAGTTCGCTTTTGAACAATACAGCGTTATCGACGTTGTGATCATGGGTGACAGAAAACTGTGGGAAGTAAAACAAGAGCGTGACCGTATTTATTCTTTGCCAGAAATGAGCGAAGACGATGGCATGAAAGTCGCTGAGCTTGAAAGTGAATTCGCTGAAATGGATGGCTACACAGCAGAAAGCCGTGCAGGTGATATCCTAATTCAAGCGGGTATCGAAGAAGAATTCCATTTTGGCCTGATGCAACAAGTTGCTCCGGGTTGGAAACTGCGTGTGCTATTGGCACAGGCATTGTTTGCAAACCCAGATATCCTGCTTCTTGATGAACCAACCAACAACTTGGACATTCACACGATTAACTGGCTTGCTGAAGAGCTAAACCAGCGTAAATGTACAATGATCATCATTTCGCACGATAGACACTTCCTTAACTCTGTATGTACACACATGGCAGATATCGACTACGGCGAGCTACGTGTTTACCCAGGTAACTACGAGTACTTCTTAGAAGCGTCTGGTTTGATTCGTGACCAACTTCTAGCGAGCAATGCTAAGAAAGCGGCAGAGATCAGCGAGCTGCAAGACTTCGTAAACCGTTTTGGTGCGAACGCATCTAAAGCGAAACAAGCAAGTTCTCGCGCTAAGAAGATGGACAAGATCACGCTTGATGAAGTGAAATCATCGAGCCGCATGAGCCCATCAATTGATTTTGGTGAAGGCAAGAAACTACACCGTCAAGCGCTTGAACTTAAAGAGCTTGGTCACGGCTTCGATGGCGAAACACTGTTTGCTGGTGGTAACTTGCTGCTTGAAGCGGGTACTCGTCTTGCCGTTATCGGTGAGAACGGTGTGGGTAAAACAACACTATTGAAATGCCTAGTTCAAGAGCTAGAGCAAAACGAAGGTATCGTTAAATGGTCTGAAAACGCATCAGTAGGCTACTGCCCACAAGATAGCACGTCTGACTTTGATAACGACCTGAGTATCTTCGATTGGATCTCACAATGGCGTACAGTGAAGCACGATGACCTTATGGTACGTGGTATTCTCGGTCGTCTATTGTTTACTGCTGATGATGCGAACAAGAAAGCGCGTAACTGTTCTGGTGGAGAGAAAAACCGTCTGTTATTCGGCAAGCTAATGATGCAAGACATCAACGTGCTTGTGATGGACGAACCAACGAACCACATGGACATGGAAGCAATCCAAGCCCTGAACGACGCATTGAAAGTTTACACGGGGACACTTATCTTTGTAAGCCATGACCGTGAGTTCGTTTCTTCGCTAGCAACACACATCATTGATGTAAAAGACCAACAATTAGTGAGCTTCCAAGGTACTTATGAAGAGTACTTGGATCATCAGAAAAAGATGCTGATGGTTAGCTTATAA